TAATTGAATTTATAGAAAAGAATGCAAAACCCGGAAAAACACGTACAAAGGGTAAAGGTTAAAAAAAGGTAAAGGCAGAAATGTAAACATGGGAAAGAACAATCAAGGTCTTGTTATTGGTAATACTGAAATAAAACCAGGTGAGCGCAAAGTAGTGGAATTGTCAAAAGCAGGTATATATTCCCAGACCCCTATAAGGATCCCTGTCCATGTTATACGTGGAAAAAAGGATGGTCCTCGTCTTTTTGTTCTTGCAGGGATACACGGAGATGAAATCAATGGTATTGAAATTATCAGACGCCTGTTAAGGTCATCCAGATTTAAGAAAATGAGGGGTACTCTGATAGCTGTTCCTATTGTAAACATTTATGGTTTTATTTTCCTGTCCCGCTATCTTCCAGACAGGCGTGACCTTAATCGGTCTTTTCCTGGTTCAGAGAAGGGGTCTCTTGCTGCAAGACTTGCAAATTTACTTATGACTGAAGTGGTCAGCAAGTGTACTCATGGTATTGATTTACATACCGGGGCAATTCATAGAAGTAATCTCCCGCATGTAAGGGCAAATCTTGATAGAGAAACAACCGAAAAGATGGCAAAAGCATTTAACCTGCCGTTAATACTGGATACAAAATCAATCGATGGATCACTCAGACAGGCATGTGACGATTCAAATATTTCAATGCTGCTGTACGAAGGGGGAGAAGCTCTAAGATTTGATGAGGTCTCAATCCGTGCAGGTGTGAAGGGTATAAGAAACGTAATGCATTATCTGGGAATGCTACCAACTCCTGCAAGAAAAAAATCCAGCAGTATCATACCCCGAATAGGCAGGTCCAGTAAATGGGTGCGTGCTCCAAACAGTGGAATTTTTTATCCGTTAAAAAAGCTTGGAGATCAGACTAACAAGGGAGAATCTACAGGAGTTATTGTAAATCCTTTTGGAAATGAAGAATCCCCTATAGTATCCTCAACTACAGGAATTATTATTGGAAGAAATAATCTTCCAATGGTAAATGAAGGAGATGCACTGTTTCACATAGTAAGTTTTAAGGATGTCGATTCTATCTCTGCTAATATTGAAGTACTGGAGGATATGGGTCCTTTTATTACAGGTCCTTTATTTGATATTCAAAACAATAAATAATTTTATTTAAAGTGTATAATCTTAACATAGCTATCAATTCAGATATCAGATCTCATCAAACCTACCCAGTCTGATCCTTATGAAATTATAGATCTCACTGGCAATATCTATATTGCAGCATTGTTCAATCCCTTCAAATCCAGGTGAAGAATTAGCTTCACAGACCTTGAAGTGATCTCCATCAAAGAGAAGGTCTATTCCTGCTATCTCCAGCCCGAATATCTTTGCTGTTTCGTTAGCAAGCCACTCAATTTCAGGTGTGATCCTGAATTCTCTGACTGTTCCACCTCTTGAAAAGTTTGCCTTGAAACTATCATCTTTTGCAGATCTTTCAATACATGCTACAGCACGTCCTCCAATCGTAAATACGCGAAGATCCCTCCCCCTGCTGCAACCTATAAATTCCTGAAGAATTATATTTATATTGCTTTTTGTTGCCTGGATCAATTCCATAAGGTCTGTGAAATTTGATTTATTCTCTGATAAAAATACTCCACTTCCCTGGGATCCGGATACAGTTTTGACCACAAGTGGAAATCCCAGCTGCTCTTTAACAAGTTCAACATCAACAGGATATTTAACAAGCATTGTTTTTGGTACTGGAATGCTCTTTTCTGCCAGAATCTGCTGAGAGTATAGCTTATCCTTTACAGTATCAATACTGTTTGAAGAATTAACTGTATAGACCCCCAATCGTTCAAGGTGTCGAATAACAGCCAGTGCAAAATATGTTGTCCCGGCTCCCATTCTGGGTAACAGAAAATCTGGAAGCATTACTACTTTTCCATCAAGGAGTACGCTGTTTCTTCCATCCCTTGTCACAATCAGCTCAAACTGTTCAGGTCTAACAACCTTTACATCAATTCCTTTCTTTTCTGCAGCT
Above is a genomic segment from Methanosalsum zhilinae DSM 4017 containing:
- a CDS encoding succinylglutamate desuccinylase/aspartoacylase family protein → MGKNNQGLVIGNTEIKPGERKVVELSKAGIYSQTPIRIPVHVIRGKKDGPRLFVLAGIHGDEINGIEIIRRLLRSSRFKKMRGTLIAVPIVNIYGFIFLSRYLPDRRDLNRSFPGSEKGSLAARLANLLMTEVVSKCTHGIDLHTGAIHRSNLPHVRANLDRETTEKMAKAFNLPLILDTKSIDGSLRQACDDSNISMLLYEGGEALRFDEVSIRAGVKGIRNVMHYLGMLPTPARKKSSSIIPRIGRSSKWVRAPNSGIFYPLKKLGDQTNKGESTGVIVNPFGNEESPIVSSTTGIIIGRNNLPMVNEGDALFHIVSFKDVDSISANIEVLEDMGPFITGPLFDIQNNK
- a CDS encoding ATP-grasp domain-containing protein, giving the protein MKGWILYKESQDSLKAEHYEINRFLEAAEKKGIDVKVVRPEQFELIVTRDGRNSVLLDGKVVMLPDFLLPRMGAGTTYFALAVIRHLERLGVYTVNSSNSIDTVKDKLYSQQILAEKSIPVPKTMLVKYPVDVELVKEQLGFPLVVKTVSGSQGSGVFLSENKSNFTDLMELIQATKSNINIILQEFIGCSRGRDLRVFTIGGRAVACIERSAKDDSFKANFSRGGTVREFRITPEIEWLANETAKIFGLEIAGIDLLFDGDHFKVCEANSSPGFEGIEQCCNIDIASEIYNFIRIRLGRFDEI